One Lacunisphaera limnophila DNA window includes the following coding sequences:
- a CDS encoding PAS domain-containing protein, producing the protein MLPENVQDRAALYVAGELTPAERESLEVVLEFHEELRALVAGLQETVAAVALAPIPSAALAPAGLKARLLQALDALPPEPEPEALVVTDPAGRIEWVNPVFTAMCGYSIEELRGRKPGELLQGPDTEAAAVARIRAAVASRRSCRETLVNYHKDGSPYRADVRISPVLDEGGHPLWFVARERKLAAAGCAG; encoded by the coding sequence ATGCTTCCTGAAAACGTCCAAGACCGGGCCGCCCTGTATGTGGCTGGCGAGCTGACCCCGGCGGAGCGCGAGAGCCTGGAGGTGGTACTGGAATTTCATGAGGAACTGCGGGCCCTCGTGGCCGGGTTGCAGGAGACGGTGGCCGCGGTGGCTCTGGCCCCGATCCCCTCCGCCGCCCTGGCCCCGGCGGGGCTGAAGGCCCGGCTGTTGCAGGCGCTCGACGCCCTGCCGCCGGAGCCGGAACCGGAAGCCTTGGTGGTGACCGATCCCGCCGGCCGGATCGAATGGGTGAACCCGGTTTTCACGGCGATGTGCGGCTACTCGATCGAGGAGCTGCGCGGGCGCAAGCCAGGCGAGCTGTTGCAGGGACCAGACACCGAAGCGGCCGCCGTGGCCCGGATCCGGGCGGCCGTTGCCAGTCGGCGCAGCTGCCGGGAGACTCTGGTCAATTATCACAAGGACGGCTCACCCTACCGCGCGGATGTGCGGATTTCCCCGGTACTGGATGAGGGGGGCCACCCCCTCTGGTTTGTGGCGCGCGAGCGGAAGCTGGCGGCGGCTGGTTGCGCCGGGTAA